From a region of the Candidatus Hydrogenedentota bacterium genome:
- a CDS encoding c-type cytochrome, translated as MRFGCRPLSFLLALAAFAGAASAPAQFHFEPGDHIAFLGNNLADRMQHHGWLESYLHSANPDKSLVIRNLGFSGDQVALRPRNENFPSQDFYLRHIGADVIFVFFGYNESYSRDPEKFKSELRAFIDELQANQYNGESAPRIVLFSPIAHENLESPNLPDGNENNLWLSIYTDAMARVAAEKGVGFVDIFAPSRDLYAQSGAPLTINGVHPNSDGNRAIARAILAGLGQPVVEDHIDTIRAAVLEKNWCWFNRYRATDGNDVWGSRSTLTFVDDQTNAEVLQHELVMLDVMTANRDQVVWSAIRGESVPPDDSNVPDPVQVITNFDSRPNGGNGSLDFVPAEKGVETLTLAPGMKANLFASEAQFPELVNPVQMDVDPQGRIWVAAWQTYPKWQPDQPMLDQLLILPDDNRDGVADRAITFDYVHNPTAFTFWNGGVIVASAPNIWFLKDTDGDDKADHREILFSGIDSADTHHAANNFDDGPDGYVYYQRGVFHVSNVETPWSVAHLSGKTGMYRFNPRTFRFAFHADNSPNPHGGDFDYWGYQFATDATSGRAFQVRMDGGGGYEMHELLEKTVRPVPSSGILSSQHFPEENNGNYIILNSIGFLGIKQYTLEYKEDGTVWGTETDDLLVSSDGNFRPADFAIGEDGALYVADWANPLIGHMQHNIRDPSRDHKHGRVYRITVEGRPLEDPAKIHGEPIPALLDVLKHPTNSVRVRARAELSAHPTEAVIAAAAEWIKQFDGTKADDAHHLLEALWLHQQHNVVNEGLLTVLLHSPERHARHAAQRVKYQWEIDGMLGRNDVVDMSHHAHMDHSAEDAVRASQDFRRQAPSPNPKMDGDTLVIHIQTLKEQMKYDRSAFAVGPGMKVRLVFKNPDAMDHNLIMVQPGATAEVAMAAMMLGAEGIAKGWTPESNKILFASEMLSIGEEETIEFVAPTEKAIYEYLCTYPGHWTLMNGKMHVVDDPLKWMADNKATTVTTGGARVFVKEWTAAELKGALGGLDSGRDLVRGKRIFEEASCNQCHQTGEGDALVGPDLAGVRDRLDPAALLVEILEPSHVINDAYKSWQIEIETDDLLAETSMVGLIAEETDEYVRIVANPLQDAEGVKIPKDQVGERTASPLSAMPTGLLNSYQRGEILDLMAYLQSLKAAE; from the coding sequence ATGAGATTTGGTTGTCGTCCCCTTTCTTTTCTGCTCGCGCTGGCCGCATTCGCCGGCGCCGCAAGCGCGCCGGCGCAGTTCCATTTTGAGCCAGGCGACCATATCGCCTTCCTCGGCAACAACCTGGCCGACCGCATGCAGCATCATGGCTGGCTGGAAAGCTACCTGCACAGTGCGAACCCGGACAAGAGCCTGGTGATCCGCAACCTGGGCTTCTCCGGCGACCAGGTGGCCCTCCGCCCGCGCAATGAAAACTTCCCCAGCCAGGATTTCTACCTCCGGCACATCGGCGCGGACGTAATCTTCGTCTTCTTCGGCTACAACGAGTCCTACAGCCGCGATCCCGAAAAGTTCAAATCTGAGCTGCGCGCGTTCATCGATGAATTGCAGGCCAACCAGTACAACGGCGAATCCGCGCCGCGGATCGTGCTCTTCTCCCCCATCGCGCACGAGAATCTGGAATCGCCCAATCTCCCGGACGGCAACGAAAACAACCTCTGGCTCTCGATCTACACCGACGCCATGGCCCGCGTCGCCGCCGAGAAGGGCGTCGGTTTCGTCGATATCTTTGCGCCCTCCCGCGATCTTTACGCGCAGAGCGGTGCGCCGCTCACGATAAACGGCGTCCACCCGAACAGCGACGGCAACCGGGCCATCGCGCGGGCCATCCTGGCGGGCCTCGGCCAGCCGGTGGTCGAGGATCACATCGACACCATCCGCGCGGCCGTGCTGGAGAAAAACTGGTGCTGGTTCAACCGCTACCGCGCCACCGACGGCAACGACGTCTGGGGCAGCCGCTCCACCCTGACCTTCGTCGATGATCAAACCAATGCCGAAGTGCTCCAGCACGAACTCGTGATGCTCGACGTCATGACCGCGAACCGCGACCAGGTGGTATGGAGCGCGATCCGCGGCGAGTCGGTTCCGCCGGACGACAGCAACGTCCCGGACCCTGTGCAGGTCATCACGAATTTCGACAGCCGCCCCAACGGCGGCAACGGCTCGCTCGACTTCGTCCCCGCCGAGAAGGGCGTCGAAACGCTCACCCTGGCCCCGGGCATGAAGGCCAACCTCTTCGCCTCCGAGGCTCAGTTTCCCGAACTCGTCAACCCTGTGCAGATGGATGTCGACCCCCAGGGCCGCATCTGGGTCGCGGCGTGGCAAACCTATCCCAAGTGGCAGCCCGACCAGCCCATGCTCGACCAGCTCCTCATCCTGCCGGACGACAACCGCGACGGCGTGGCCGACCGGGCCATCACTTTTGACTACGTCCACAACCCCACCGCCTTCACCTTCTGGAACGGCGGCGTCATCGTCGCCTCCGCGCCCAACATCTGGTTTCTCAAGGACACCGACGGCGACGACAAGGCCGATCACCGCGAGATTCTCTTCAGCGGCATCGATTCGGCCGACACGCACCACGCCGCGAACAATTTCGACGACGGCCCCGACGGCTACGTCTACTACCAGCGCGGCGTGTTCCACGTGAGCAACGTGGAGACCCCCTGGTCGGTCGCGCACCTCTCCGGCAAGACCGGCATGTACCGCTTCAACCCGCGCACCTTCCGCTTCGCCTTCCACGCGGACAACTCGCCGAACCCGCACGGCGGCGATTTCGACTACTGGGGCTACCAGTTCGCCACCGACGCCACCTCCGGCCGCGCATTCCAGGTGCGCATGGACGGCGGGGGCGGCTATGAAATGCACGAGCTGCTGGAGAAAACCGTGCGCCCCGTGCCCTCCAGCGGCATCCTCTCCAGCCAGCACTTCCCCGAGGAAAACAACGGCAACTACATCATCCTCAACTCCATCGGCTTCCTGGGCATTAAGCAATACACGCTGGAATATAAGGAAGACGGGACCGTCTGGGGTACGGAAACCGACGACCTGCTTGTCTCCAGCGACGGCAACTTTCGTCCCGCCGATTTCGCCATTGGCGAGGACGGCGCGCTCTACGTCGCCGACTGGGCCAACCCGCTCATCGGGCACATGCAGCACAACATTCGCGATCCCAGCCGCGACCACAAGCACGGGCGCGTCTACCGTATCACCGTCGAAGGCCGTCCGCTCGAAGATCCGGCAAAGATCCACGGCGAGCCCATTCCCGCCCTGCTCGACGTGCTCAAGCACCCGACCAACAGCGTGCGCGTGCGCGCGCGGGCCGAACTCAGCGCGCACCCGACCGAGGCGGTGATCGCAGCCGCCGCCGAATGGATCAAGCAGTTCGACGGAACCAAAGCCGACGACGCGCACCACCTCCTGGAAGCGCTGTGGCTCCACCAGCAGCACAACGTCGTCAACGAAGGCCTCCTGACCGTGCTCCTGCACTCGCCGGAGCGCCACGCGCGCCACGCCGCGCAGCGCGTCAAGTACCAGTGGGAAATCGATGGCATGCTCGGCCGGAACGACGTTGTCGACATGTCGCACCACGCGCACATGGACCACTCCGCCGAGGACGCGGTCCGCGCCTCGCAGGATTTCCGCCGCCAGGCCCCCTCCCCGAACCCGAAGATGGACGGCGACACCCTGGTAATCCATATTCAGACGCTCAAAGAGCAGATGAAGTACGACCGCAGCGCCTTCGCGGTCGGCCCGGGCATGAAGGTCCGCCTCGTGTTCAAGAACCCCGACGCCATGGATCACAACCTGATCATGGTGCAGCCCGGCGCGACCGCCGAAGTCGCCATGGCCGCCATGATGCTCGGCGCCGAGGGCATCGCCAAGGGCTGGACCCCCGAGAGCAACAAGATCCTCTTCGCGTCCGAGATGCTGTCCATCGGCGAGGAAGAGACGATCGAGTTCGTGGCCCCGACGGAGAAAGCGATCTACGAATATCTCTGCACCTACCCCGGCCACTGGACGCTGATGAACGGCAAGATGCACGTGGTGGACGACCCGCTCAAATGGATGGCCGACAACAAGGCCACCACGGTGACCACGGGCGGCGCGCGGGTATTTGTGAAAGAGTGGACCGCCGCCGAACTGAAAGGCGCGCTGGGCGGCCTCGATTCCGGGCGCGACCTCGTGCGCGGAAAGCGCATCTTTGAGGAGGCCTCCTGCAACCAGTGCCACCAGACCGGCGAGGGCGACGCCCTCGTGGGGCCGGATCTCGCCGGCGTTCGCGACCGCCTCGACCCCGCCGCGCTTCTCGTGGAAATCCTCGAACCCTCCCACGTCATCAACGACGCTTACAAGTCCTGGCAGATCGAGATCGAAACCGACGACCTCCTCGCGGAGACCTCCATGGTCGGCCTCATCGCCGAGGAGACGGACGAATATGTCCGCATCGTCGCCAATCCGCTTCAGGATGCCGAAGGCGTGAAGATTCCGAAGGATCAGGTCGGCGAACGGACCGCATCGCCCCTCTCGGCCATGCCCACCGGCCTGCTCAACAGCTACCAGCGCGGGGAAATCCTGGACCTGATGGCCTATCTGCAATCCCTGAAGGCCGCCGAATAG